A single Atopobiaceae bacterium DNA region contains:
- a CDS encoding gluconate 5-dehydrogenase has translation MDGDVLDTFRLDGKVALVTGAAYGIGFAIAQALAGAGARIAFNCRGQEHMDKALAAYHEAGIEAHGYLCDCTDEAQVTKMVGDIEHDLGTIDILVNNAGIIKRIPMCDMSVEDFRAVVDIDLNAPFIVSKAVIPAMVEKGHGKIINICSMMSELGRETVSAYAAAKGGLKMLTRNICSEYGAANIQCNGIGPGYIATPQTAPLRERQADGSRQPFDSFIISKTPAARWGTPEDLMGPAVFLASDASDFVNGHILYVDGGILAYIGKQPE, from the coding sequence ATGGACGGAGACGTTCTCGACACGTTCAGGCTCGATGGGAAGGTGGCGCTCGTCACGGGCGCCGCCTACGGCATCGGCTTCGCCATAGCGCAGGCACTCGCCGGGGCCGGCGCTCGCATCGCGTTCAACTGCCGCGGGCAGGAGCACATGGACAAGGCACTCGCGGCCTATCACGAGGCTGGCATCGAGGCGCACGGCTACCTCTGCGACTGCACCGACGAGGCCCAGGTCACCAAGATGGTGGGCGACATCGAGCACGACCTCGGCACCATCGACATCCTCGTGAACAACGCCGGCATCATCAAGCGCATCCCCATGTGCGACATGTCCGTCGAGGACTTCCGCGCAGTGGTCGACATCGACCTCAACGCCCCCTTCATCGTGTCGAAGGCCGTCATCCCGGCCATGGTCGAGAAGGGCCACGGCAAGATCATCAACATCTGCTCGATGATGAGCGAGCTCGGGCGCGAGACCGTCTCGGCCTACGCGGCAGCCAAGGGCGGGCTCAAGATGCTCACCCGCAACATCTGCTCCGAGTACGGCGCGGCCAACATCCAGTGCAACGGCATCGGACCCGGCTACATCGCCACGCCGCAGACCGCTCCCCTGCGCGAGCGCCAGGCCGACGGCAGCAGGCAGCCGTTCGACAGCTTCATCATCTCGAAGACCCCGGCGGCCCGCTGGGGGACGCCCGAGGACCTCATGGGTCCCGCGGTGTTCCTCGCCTCGGATGCCTCGGACTTCGTCAACGGCCACATCCTCTACGTCGACGGCGGCATCCTCGCCTACATCGGCAAGCAGCCCGAGTAG